The sequence below is a genomic window from Salicibibacter cibarius.
CGATCTCAACGTCCGGCACAATCGTAGTATCGGGTTCGACACCCTCGCGGTTCACCCAAATGGTTTTGATTTCGGAGCGATTGCCGCCAACAATGTCCGTATGCAAATTATCCCCGATCATGACGGTTTGATTCCGGTCGGCGCCAAGTTGCGTGAGAGCATGGTCAAAAATGGACGGATCAGGTTTTCCCACTCCGAACGTGCCGGAGATGACGATTCGGTCAAAGTGAGGAATAAGCGCTTTTGTCATTTGCAACTTTTTCAGTTGTAAACTGGGCGCGCCATTGGTTATGAGTGCAAGTTGGTAAGGAACGTTCATTTTTGTCAACACTTCAAATGTTTCTTCGTATACATAGGGAAGAGTTTCTCGATATTCAATGAAACGTCCGGACAGCTCCCTCGCCAACGAAAAATCTTCAATGCCAACTTTTTTCAATGCTTCCGTCCAAACCTCAAATTGATACATGCGGATGTTTGTCCCCATCTCCCGAAGCCGAACGTCGTGGATGTCATCAAACGTTCCCCATAACCCTTCAAACGGATTAATGCCGAGAGCGGTTGTTAACGGATAAAACGATTGCTTTTCGTAAAGGGAAGGTGCCACTTCCCGCACGGCTTCCATCAATCCGTTACTTTCAACGCCCGCTTGCCGCCAAGCTTCATTGCATGTCGCCAGCAAAGCTTCGGAAATGCTTTTTTTATCCCATAGTAATGTGTCATCCAAATCAAAAAGAAGTGTATGGATCATGTAAATCCACCCTTTCCAATTTTAAGTCTAATGATGTGAGTGAAATCTCCCCCGGGAGATTCCATCTTATTGTAGCATATAGGCAAACAATACCAATAGCAATTGTTGAGAATTCTTTTCCTGATAATGGAATTGTTGCTGTCGGATATTGGAGAAACGAAAAAATCCTGGACTTTTGCCAAGAATAGTGGCCTTTCTTTTGTATCCTTCTAGAGGGCATGTTAAAATAAATTTGTGAACACATGATGACTTTATGATTTGCATGAAAATGGGAAGCGTGTTTTGGGAAAATTTGTCGTATAAAGATGTGGTGCTCCCCAATTTTTCATGCACTAAAAGACAAGTGCAACGGGAGAGTGATGATGCCGGAGTCCGGTTACCTTAAAACGCACCTTAAAAAAAAAGACCGTCAATCCTTGAGAAGCAAACAAGTGTAGTTGGAGGTAGTAGCAGATGGACAGAAACGTTTCCAAGGCGGATAAGACTTGGGAAACATTTCACGGGCCTAACTTAGGTTACGTGATGGATATGTATGAGAAATATAAGAATGAGTCAGACGAAGTAGATTCAGACTTAAAAGAATGGTTTCAAACCTACGGAGCACCATCCGTGGAACCATTAAATGGACATGCAACGGCTGCATCGACGGAAGTATCCGCTTCTGCAATGCATAAAATAGGAAAAGCCATCAAATTGGCGGATAATATCCGTACCTTCGGCCATATTTTGGCAGACATGCACCCCCTTGAAACTCCTGGAGAGGAGTCTCCTCTTTTACAGCCCGAGGAACATGGTTTAGATGAAGAAGATCTGAGATCCATGCCTGCCGATATGCTGTGCAAAGATGCCCCAAGCTATGTAGAAGATGGATATGAAGCTATTCTACATTTAAAACAGATGTATACAAAGACCATCGCTTTTGAATTCGATCATGTATACGACTTGGAAGAACGACACTGGTTGAACCGTATGGTCGAGTCGGGAGATATTTATGAAGACTTATCGAACGAAAAACGACGGAACCTGCTTGAACGTTTAACGGCCACGGAGAAATTTGAACAGTTTTTGCATAAAAATTTTGTCGGGCAAAAACGCTTTTCCGTTGAGGGTCTTGATTCCATGGTTCCCATGCTTGAAGAGATGGTCCAGCATTTTACGCAAGAGGGCGCGAAACACGTCATGCTCGGAATGGCGCACCGCGGCCGCTTAAGCACGCTGGCACATGTGCTCGGAAAGCCATATAGCCTGATTTTTTCCGAATTTATGAATGCGCCCAACAGAGAAGTCTCTCCTTCCGAAGGTGCGTCCACGTTAAATTATGGATGGACCGGTGATGTGAAGTATCACTTAGGCGCAAATAGAAAATTTAATCAAGCATCTACCCATACAACGGTGAGCGTAGCCAACAACCCCAGCCACCTGGAATTTGTCAATCCTGTTGTTGCCGGATATGCACGCGCTGCTCAGGAAGATCGCGATAAAACCGGTTTTCCGGATGTTGAACTAAACAAAGCAGGCGCCATTCTTGTGCATGGAGATGCAGCATTCCCCGGCGAAGGCATCGTGGCTGAAACGTTGAATTTAAGCCGGTTGAAGGGATATCAAACCGGAGGGACACTCCATATCATCGCGAATAATTTACTAGGTTTCACGACTGAAAGCCACGATTCCAGATCAACAACTTACTCAAGTGACTTGGCTAAAGGATTTGAGATCCCCATTATCCATGTGAACGCCGATGATCCGGATGCGTGCATAGCAGCCGTCCATTTGGCTTGCGAGTACCGCAGCCGTTTCCATAAAGATTTTTTAATTGATTTAGTCGGTTATCGTCGTTACGGCCATAATGAGATGGATGAGCCGGCGGCTACACAGCCCCAACTGTACGATACGATTCGTTCCCACGAAACGGCAAGGGCCATCTACGCCGATAAGCTTCAACAAGAAGGGATCGTCGAAGAGGATCAACCAAAAGCCATGCAAGAGGAAGCCCAGGAAAAGTTGGAAAAAGAATATGAAAAGGTTTCCGGACGAAGCGCAACTCCCGGAAAAGCAGAACCCCCGGAAGTCATTGAAAAAGGCTTGCCCGACATTGACACCACCGTTGATTACGAGACACTTAAACAAATCAACGAAGAATTGCTGCAATTTCCGGAAGGATTCACGGTCTTTCCCAAGTTAAAACGCATTCTTAATCGAAGGGAAACAGCTTTTACCGAGGGGAAAATTGACTGGGGGCACGCAGAAGCCCTGGCTTTCGCATCCATTATTTCCGATGGCACACCGATCCGAATGACCGGTCAGGATTCGGAACGGGGAACATTTAACCATCGCCATCTCATCCTTCACGATGCAGAGACCGGGGATAACCATTCGCCTATGCATACATTATCGACGGCTAAAGCATCCTTCGCCCTTCATAATAGTCCTTTGTCGGAGGCTGCAGTCGTAGGGTTTGAGTATGGATACAACGTGCAAGCCCCGGACACTTTAGTGCTTTGGGAAGCGCAATACGGGGATTTCAACAACGCCGCCCAGGTTATCTATGACCAGTTCATATCTGCCGGAAGAGCAAAGTGGGGCCAAAAGTCAGGCATTGTGCTGTTATTGCCACATGGCCATGAAGGCGCGGGACCCGAGCATTCCAGCGCTCGTTTGGAACGCTTCTTATCTCTGGCCGCCGAAAATAACTGGAACGTCGTCAATGCCACCAACACGTCGCAGTATTTCCATTTGTTGCGTCGGCAAGCTGCTTCTTTGAACATGGATGAAGTAAGGCCGCTGGTATTGATGACACCGAAGAGCCTCCTTAGAAACCAAACGATTGCCGACACGAACGAAGCATTTACGGATGGGACATTTTCAGCCGTTATCGAAGATCCGAAAACCGCCGAGAACAATGATGACGACGTGGAAACGTTAATCTTTTGCAGTGGCAAAATTTCCATTGATCTCCATGAAAGCATCGACGAAAATGTCAATGTAGACCATTTGCATATCGTAAGAATCGAAGAATTGTATCCTTACCCGAAAGAAGACATTCAAGCGGTTCTGTCCAAATATAAAAATGTGAAACGGGCAAAATGGGTACAAGAAGAACCAAAAAACATGGGAGCCTGGGGCTACATCGAACCTTATCTTCGTGAAACGTTGCCCGAGAAACTTGA
It includes:
- a CDS encoding HAD family hydrolase; its protein translation is MIHTLLFDLDDTLLWDKKSISEALLATCNEAWRQAGVESNGLMEAVREVAPSLYEKQSFYPLTTALGINPFEGLWGTFDDIHDVRLREMGTNIRMYQFEVWTEALKKVGIEDFSLARELSGRFIEYRETLPYVYEETFEVLTKMNVPYQLALITNGAPSLQLKKLQMTKALIPHFDRIVISGTFGVGKPDPSIFDHALTQLGADRNQTVMIGDNLHTDIVGGNRSEIKTIWVNREGVEPDTTIVPDVEIATLRELEGALGKLNGFD
- a CDS encoding 2-oxoglutarate dehydrogenase E1 component, with translation MDRNVSKADKTWETFHGPNLGYVMDMYEKYKNESDEVDSDLKEWFQTYGAPSVEPLNGHATAASTEVSASAMHKIGKAIKLADNIRTFGHILADMHPLETPGEESPLLQPEEHGLDEEDLRSMPADMLCKDAPSYVEDGYEAILHLKQMYTKTIAFEFDHVYDLEERHWLNRMVESGDIYEDLSNEKRRNLLERLTATEKFEQFLHKNFVGQKRFSVEGLDSMVPMLEEMVQHFTQEGAKHVMLGMAHRGRLSTLAHVLGKPYSLIFSEFMNAPNREVSPSEGASTLNYGWTGDVKYHLGANRKFNQASTHTTVSVANNPSHLEFVNPVVAGYARAAQEDRDKTGFPDVELNKAGAILVHGDAAFPGEGIVAETLNLSRLKGYQTGGTLHIIANNLLGFTTESHDSRSTTYSSDLAKGFEIPIIHVNADDPDACIAAVHLACEYRSRFHKDFLIDLVGYRRYGHNEMDEPAATQPQLYDTIRSHETARAIYADKLQQEGIVEEDQPKAMQEEAQEKLEKEYEKVSGRSATPGKAEPPEVIEKGLPDIDTTVDYETLKQINEELLQFPEGFTVFPKLKRILNRRETAFTEGKIDWGHAEALAFASIISDGTPIRMTGQDSERGTFNHRHLILHDAETGDNHSPMHTLSTAKASFALHNSPLSEAAVVGFEYGYNVQAPDTLVLWEAQYGDFNNAAQVIYDQFISAGRAKWGQKSGIVLLLPHGHEGAGPEHSSARLERFLSLAAENNWNVVNATNTSQYFHLLRRQAASLNMDEVRPLVLMTPKSLLRNQTIADTNEAFTDGTFSAVIEDPKTAENNDDDVETLIFCSGKISIDLHESIDENVNVDHLHIVRIEELYPYPKEDIQAVLSKYKNVKRAKWVQEEPKNMGAWGYIEPYLRETLPEKLDIEYIGRRRRSSPSEGDPNVHKHEQQRIIDKALGLKEGRN